The proteins below are encoded in one region of Pomacea canaliculata isolate SZHN2017 linkage group LG7, ASM307304v1, whole genome shotgun sequence:
- the LOC112568512 gene encoding deleted in malignant brain tumors 1 protein-like yields MSATKFGLNYDDIISLLSGAVCSGGPSRLKSEVGRVGILMSPNYPSNYNNNTSCSRVIQADYKYVIKVTVLNASMEPCCDYVQMFDGMSCTSSVPTLGWFYMPSNPFYSTGYYMCIRFVSDGSVTSSGFLLTYESVYIPVCSVSSPALSALVGNIRYLTSPNYPNNYYKYVFLKN; encoded by the exons ATGTCGGCAACAAAG TTTGGCCTCAATTATGACGATATAATATCTTTACTGTCTGGTGCAGTGTGCTCAGGTGGTCCTTCGCGTCTCAAGTCTGAAGTTGGTCGAGTCGGAATCTTGATGTCACCAAACTACCCGTCAAACTATAACAA TAACACCTCTTGTTCGCGTGTGATACAAGCGGACTATAAATATGTCATCAAAGTCACTGTTTTGAACGCCAGCATGGAACCATGCTGTGACTACGTACAGATGTTTGACG GTATGTCTTGTACCTCTTCAGTTCCTACACTGGGATGGTTTTATATGCCATCTAACCCTTTCTACAGTACTGGATACTACATGTGCATCAGGTTTGTTAGCGATGGGTCTGTCACGAGCTCTGGCTTTTTATTGACCTACGAGTCAGTGTATATACCTG tgtgctctgtcagcagtccagcaCTCTCTGCTCTTGTCGGGAACATCAGATACCTGACGTCTCCTAACTACCCGAATAACTATTACAAGTACGTTTTCTTGAAAAACTGA